A region of Hippoglossus stenolepis isolate QCI-W04-F060 chromosome 7, HSTE1.2, whole genome shotgun sequence DNA encodes the following proteins:
- the LOC118112032 gene encoding protocadherin beta-16-like translates to MKRQVLLLISIFCLRPVRGQVSYSIPEEMAKASLVGNIAQDLGLDVKRLRSGKARIYTGDSAQYIELNRDRGVLLVKEKIDREALCRQTTPCALHFQITLENPLELFPVTVEITDINDNAPLFQKEERRFEISESAVIGSKFLLEKAIDPDIGVNGLQRYTLKPSENFALKLHSQFDGSNKVEMVLQKPLDREKQEHISLVLTAEDGGEPQRTGTMQIHVTVLDVNDNAPVFGKQVYKASITENSAIGTLVTKVSASDADKGSNGEVTYAIGNSMDTVSKLFHINSHGEVILDGAIDYEKEKHYHIDIEAVDQGGLSDSSKIIIDVIDVNDNSPIVNMISTSGSVPEDSAQKTVIALMSVNDPDSDTNGKVQCVINENMPFEIKFTSNNFYSLLTDSELDRERNSEYNITVTCSDEGVPSLSSSVTLTLQISDVNDNAPVFERSSYEAYIVENNTPGLSVFTVKARDADWNQNARVSYILEDSSVNGVPVSSYVSVSADSGVIHAVRSFDYEQIRDFHFRVKAQDGGSPPLSSNVTVKILIQDQNDNPPQVLYPVQTGGSLVAELVPRSADVGYLVTKVVAVDVDSGQNAWLSYKLQKATDRALFEVGSQNGEIRTIRQVTDKDAVKQRLSVIVEDNGQPSRSATVVVNVAVADSFPEVLSEFTDFTHDKEYNDNLTFYLVLALAVVSFLFITCVVVIISVKIYRWRQSRVLYHSNLPVIPYYPPRYSDTLGTGTLQHVYNYEVCRTTDSRKSDCKFGGAGSQNVLIMDPSSTGTMQRIQSEKSILDEPDSPLEVRPIH, encoded by the coding sequence ATGAAACGGCAAGTACTGTTGTTGATCTCCATCTTTTGCCTGCGTCCTGTGCGCGGACAGGTCAGCTACTCAATTCCGGAGGAAATGGCAAAAGCCTCTTTGGTCGGTAACATTGCACAAGATCTAGGTTTAGACGTCAAACGGCTGCGGTCCGGTAAAGCTCGTATTTACACGGGAGACAGCGCTCAGTACATCGAGCTGAATAGAGACAGGGGAGTCCTCCTCGTTAAAGAAAAAATAGACCGTGAAGCGCTCTGCAGACAGACAACGCCTTGCGCTCTGCATTTTCAAATTACGTTGGAGAACCCATTAGAATTATTCCCGGTTACTGTAGAAATCACTGACATTAATGACAACGCTCCACTTTTtcaaaaggaggagaggagatttGAAATAAGCGAGTCTGCCGTCATCGGCTCTAAGTTCTTGCTAGAGAAAGCGATTGACCCCGATATCGGAGTAAATGGTCTTCAGAGATACACTCTAAAGCCGAGTGAGAATTTTGCGCTTAAACTGCATTCTCAGTTCGATGGAAGCAATAAGGTAGAAATGGTTTTACAGAAGCCTTTGGACCGAGAGAAACAAGAGCACATATCGTTAGTGTTGACTGCGGAGGACGGAGGAGAACCACAGAGGACAGGAACAATGCAGATTCACGTGACTGTGTTGGATGTAAACGACAATGCCCCTGTCTTCGGTAAACAGGTTTACAAAGCAAGTATTACAGAAAACTCCGCAATAGGAACCCTCGTTACTAAGGTCAGTGCTTCAGATGCAGACAAAGGCTCAAACGGCGAGGTTACATACGCCATAGGGAATAGCATGGATACCGTTTCAAAATTATTTCACATTAATAGTCACGGTGAGGTGATACTAGATGGTGCAATAGactatgaaaaagaaaaacattatcacATCGACATAGAAGCGGTCGATCAGGGCGGACTCTCAGATTCAAGTAAGATAATTATTGATGTAATTGACGTGAACGACAATAGCCCTATTGTAAATATGATATCAACATCAGGCTCAGTACCGGAGGACTCGGCCCAAAAAACTGTAATAGCTCTGATGAGTGTAAATGACCCTGATTCTGACACTAATGGCAAAGTCCAATGTgttataaatgaaaacatgccatttgaaattaaatttacCTCTAATAATTTCTATAGCCTGCTAACAGACAGTGAATTAGACCGAGAGAGAAACTCTGAGTATAATATCACAGTGACCTGCTCTGATGAGGGAGtgccctccctctccagcagcGTCACTCTCACCTTACAGATCTCTGACGTGAATGACAACGCGCCTGTCTTTGAGAGGAGCTCATATGAGGCCTACattgtagaaaacaacacaccagGTCTCTCTGTATTCACAGTGAAAGCCAGAGACGCTGACTGGAACCAGAATGCCCGTGTTTCTTACATACTGGAGGACTCCTCTGTTAACGGAGTGCCAGTCTCCTCATATGTGTCCGTTAGTGCTGATAGTGGAGTCATCCATGCAGTGCGCTCTTTTGACTACGAGCAGATCAGAGATTTTCACTTCCGAGTCAAAGCTCAGGATGGaggctctcctccactcagtagtaacgtgactgtgaaaatactgatccaggaccagaacGACAACCCCCCTCAGGTTCTGTACCCAGTCCAGACTGGTGGCTCTCTGGTGGCTGAACTGGTGCCTCGTTCAGCAGATGTGGGCTATCTGGTCACTAAAGTGGTGGCTGTTGATGTGGACTCTGGACAGAATGCCTGGCTCTCCTATAAACTGCAGAAAGCCACAGACAGGGCGCTGTTTGAAGTGGGCTCACAGAATGGAGAAATAAGAACTATCCGCCAAGTCACTGATAAAGACgcagtgaaacaaagactgagTGTTATAGTGGAGGACAACGGGCAGCCCTCTCGTTCAGCTACAGTCGTTGTTAACGTGGCGGTGGCGGACAGCTTCCCGGAAGTGCTGTCGGAGTTCACTGACTTTACGCACGACAAGGAGTACAACGACAACCTGACTTTTTACTTAGTGTTGGCTCTGGCtgtagtttccttcctcttcatcacgtgtGTAGTGGTTATTATCTCAGTGAAAATCTACAGATGGAGACAGTCTCGCGTCCTGTATCACTCCAATCTCCCTGTGATTCCATATTATCCACCACGTTACTCAGACACTTTGGGGACAGGGACTCTCCAACACGTGTACAATTACGAGGTGTGCAGGACGACTGACTCCAGAAAGAGTGACTGTAAGTTCGGCGGAGCTGGTAGTCAGAACGTGCTGATAATGGACCCCAGTTCTACAGGGACGATGCAGCGgatacagagtgaaaagagcatCCTGGATGAACCAGACTCTCCTCTAGAGGTTAGACCGATACATTAA